One stretch of Priestia megaterium DNA includes these proteins:
- a CDS encoding acid-soluble spore protein N gives MGNPKKQSKPFVPNHIGTQPREAGGNNGKQMQDTSGKHPQVIQTKGE, from the coding sequence ATGGGAAATCCTAAAAAACAAAGCAAACCTTTTGTTCCGAATCACATCGGCACTCAACCGAGAGAAGCTGGTGGAAACAACGGAAAACAAATGCAAGATACATCCGGCAAGCATCCTCAAGTTATTCAAACCAAAGGTGAATGA
- a CDS encoding FbpB family small basic protein, with protein MRKLRKRSFEELVQENKTQLLKDQSEIERIEMEIEKRLEDRMLERAE; from the coding sequence ATGAGAAAATTACGCAAACGTTCATTTGAAGAGTTAGTACAAGAAAATAAAACGCAGCTGTTAAAAGATCAGTCAGAAATTGAACGCATTGAAATGGAAATTGAAAAGCGGTTAGAAGATCGTATGCTTGAAAGAGCTGAATAA
- the acnA gene encoding aconitate hydratase AcnA — protein sequence MTKKDVFNARSSFDLNGSTYNYYRLQALEEAGLGNVSKLPYSIKVLLESVLRQVDGRVITKEHVENLAKWGTKDIKDIDVPFKPSRVILQDFTGVPAVVDLASLRKAMADLGGDPDKINPEIPVDLVVDHSVQVDKAGTADSLRINMDLEFQRNTERYNFLSWAQKSFNNYRAVPPATGIVHQVNLEYLANVVHAVEEDGEFVAFPDSLVGTDSHTTMINGIGVLGWGVGGIEAEAGMLGQPSYFPVPEVIGVKLVGELPNGTTATDLALKVTQVLRQKGVVGKFVEFFGPGVAELPLADRATIANMAPEYGATCGFFPVDAEALAYMRLTGRDEKDIQVVEQYTKANGLFFTPENEDPIFTDVVEINLAEIEANLSGPKRPQDLIPLSQMQTEFKKALTAPVSNQSFGLDAKDVDKEITFKLADGSETTMKTGAIAIAAITSCTNTSNPYVLVAAGLVAKKAVEKGLDVPAYVKTSLAPGSKVVTAYLQNSGLLPYLDKIGFNIVGYGCTTCIGNSGPLEAEIEAAIADSDLLVTSVLSGNRNFEGRIHPLVKGNYLASPPLVVAYALAGTVDVDLQKDPIGIDTDGNEVFFSDIWPSQDEIKEVVSRTVTPELFRNEYERVFDDNERWNEIKTSEDALYTWENDSTYIQNPPFFEGLSEEPGEVEPLNDLRVVAKFGDSVTTDHISPAGSIAKTSPAGLYLQENGVEPKDFNSYGSRRGNHEVMMRGTFANIRIKNQVAPGTEGGWTTYWPTNDVMSIYDACMKYKEQDTGLVVLAGKDYGMGSSRDWAAKGTNLLGIKTVIAESFERIHRSNLVLMGVLPLQFKDGESADTLGLTGKETIAVAVDETVKPRDFIKVTATDEAGNKKEFEVLVRFDSEIEIDYYRHGGILQMVLRDKLQSKTHA from the coding sequence ATGACTAAAAAAGACGTTTTTAACGCTCGTTCGTCATTCGATCTTAATGGCAGCACATATAATTATTACCGCTTACAAGCTTTAGAGGAAGCAGGTTTAGGTAACGTATCTAAGCTGCCGTATTCAATTAAAGTATTATTAGAATCTGTTCTTCGTCAGGTAGATGGCCGTGTTATTACAAAAGAACACGTCGAAAACCTTGCAAAATGGGGAACAAAAGATATTAAAGATATCGATGTTCCTTTCAAACCATCTCGTGTTATTCTTCAAGATTTCACTGGAGTTCCAGCGGTTGTAGACTTAGCGTCACTTCGTAAAGCAATGGCTGATTTAGGAGGAGATCCTGACAAAATCAATCCAGAAATTCCAGTAGACCTCGTTGTCGACCACTCCGTACAAGTTGATAAAGCAGGTACAGCTGACTCATTACGAATTAATATGGACCTTGAGTTTCAACGTAATACAGAGCGCTATAATTTCTTAAGCTGGGCTCAAAAATCATTTAATAACTATCGTGCAGTTCCACCAGCTACTGGTATCGTGCACCAAGTAAATTTAGAATATTTAGCAAACGTTGTTCATGCTGTTGAAGAAGATGGTGAATTCGTAGCTTTCCCTGATTCTCTAGTAGGCACTGACTCTCATACAACGATGATTAATGGTATCGGTGTTTTAGGGTGGGGTGTTGGCGGTATTGAAGCGGAAGCAGGTATGCTTGGTCAACCTTCTTATTTCCCAGTTCCTGAAGTAATCGGTGTTAAACTTGTTGGTGAATTACCAAACGGCACTACAGCTACAGACTTAGCGTTAAAAGTTACGCAAGTGCTTCGTCAAAAAGGAGTAGTCGGAAAATTCGTGGAATTCTTCGGTCCTGGCGTAGCAGAACTTCCATTAGCTGACCGTGCAACAATCGCTAATATGGCTCCTGAATACGGTGCAACATGTGGATTCTTCCCAGTTGACGCAGAAGCATTAGCATACATGCGTTTAACAGGAAGAGATGAAAAAGACATTCAGGTTGTCGAACAATATACAAAAGCAAATGGTTTATTCTTTACACCAGAAAATGAAGATCCAATTTTCACTGACGTTGTTGAGATTAACCTTGCTGAGATTGAAGCAAATCTTTCAGGTCCAAAGCGTCCGCAAGATTTAATTCCACTTTCTCAAATGCAAACAGAATTCAAGAAAGCTTTAACAGCTCCTGTTAGCAACCAAAGCTTCGGACTTGATGCTAAAGACGTAGATAAAGAAATTACGTTTAAGCTTGCAGACGGTTCAGAAACAACAATGAAAACAGGTGCCATTGCCATTGCGGCTATCACAAGCTGTACGAACACATCAAATCCTTACGTATTAGTAGCAGCTGGTTTAGTTGCGAAAAAAGCGGTAGAAAAAGGATTGGATGTTCCAGCTTACGTGAAAACTTCTTTAGCACCAGGTTCAAAAGTAGTAACGGCTTACCTGCAAAATTCAGGGCTGCTTCCATACTTAGATAAAATCGGCTTTAACATCGTAGGTTATGGCTGTACGACTTGTATCGGTAACTCTGGTCCATTAGAAGCTGAAATTGAAGCAGCGATTGCAGACAGCGACTTGCTTGTAACGTCTGTTCTTTCAGGAAACCGTAACTTTGAAGGACGTATTCATCCATTAGTAAAAGGTAACTACCTTGCTTCTCCGCCGCTTGTTGTAGCATATGCACTGGCTGGAACAGTAGATGTAGATTTACAAAAAGATCCAATCGGCATTGATACAGACGGCAATGAAGTATTCTTTAGCGACATCTGGCCTTCTCAAGATGAAATTAAAGAAGTGGTTAGCCGTACCGTAACGCCTGAATTATTCCGTAACGAGTATGAGCGCGTATTCGATGATAACGAGCGCTGGAATGAAATTAAAACAAGCGAAGATGCGCTTTATACGTGGGAGAATGATTCAACGTACATTCAAAACCCACCGTTCTTTGAAGGCTTATCAGAAGAACCAGGTGAAGTAGAACCGTTAAATGATCTTCGCGTAGTAGCGAAATTTGGTGACTCAGTGACAACGGATCACATTTCACCAGCGGGTTCAATTGCAAAAACATCACCTGCAGGCCTTTACCTTCAAGAAAACGGTGTAGAACCAAAAGACTTTAACTCATATGGTTCTCGTCGTGGTAACCATGAAGTGATGATGCGCGGTACGTTTGCAAACATCCGCATTAAAAACCAAGTAGCTCCTGGTACAGAAGGCGGCTGGACAACGTACTGGCCAACAAATGACGTAATGAGCATTTATGATGCTTGTATGAAATACAAAGAGCAAGATACAGGTCTTGTTGTACTTGCAGGTAAAGATTACGGCATGGGAAGTTCTCGTGACTGGGCAGCAAAAGGCACAAATCTTTTAGGTATTAAAACAGTAATCGCTGAAAGCTTTGAGCGTATTCACCGTTCAAACCTAGTATTAATGGGTGTTTTACCTCTTCAATTTAAAGATGGTGAAAGTGCGGATACATTAGGTTTAACTGGAAAAGAAACAATTGCAGTAGCAGTTGATGAAACAGTAAAACCACGTGATTTTATAAAAGTAACAGCAACTGATGAAGCTGGAAACAAAAAAGAATTTGAAGTACTTGTTCGTTTCGATAGTGAAATTGAAATTGATTACTATCGCCACGGTGGTATCCTTCAAATGGTGCTTCGTGATAAATTACAGTCTAAAACACATGCGTAA
- a CDS encoding HesB/YadR/YfhF family protein — protein MKLTVTEAAATWYKDEMMLEGNETIRFFVRYGGCSNVQKGFSLGVNTDSPKNVGVETKVAGLTFFVEDEDLWYFDGHDLTVNYNEETKEPDFHYEA, from the coding sequence ATGAAATTAACAGTAACAGAAGCAGCAGCTACGTGGTACAAAGACGAAATGATGCTAGAAGGAAACGAAACAATTCGCTTTTTTGTTCGCTACGGCGGATGCAGCAACGTTCAAAAAGGTTTTTCTTTAGGTGTAAACACAGATTCTCCTAAAAACGTTGGCGTTGAAACAAAAGTTGCCGGTTTAACATTCTTCGTAGAAGATGAAGACCTTTGGTACTTTGATGGTCATGATTTGACCGTAAATTATAATGAAGAAACAAAAGAACCTGACTTTCATTACGAAGCGTAA
- a CDS encoding Hsp20/alpha crystallin family protein, giving the protein MKNKRLPADQIFVKGFQELLEVMLSNPFMSYLDYDSVRIDLFETEQSFIVEAELLGYHPKDIIVQIQADHLQLTAKKYCIREFHDEKQGTLAREQMEESVERTIDFPFPLMNKKITATFSNEILEITISKHETNESNQQIVPIDFQ; this is encoded by the coding sequence ATGAAAAACAAGCGTCTGCCAGCAGACCAAATATTTGTAAAAGGCTTTCAAGAGTTGTTAGAAGTCATGCTTTCAAATCCCTTTATGAGTTATTTAGATTATGATTCCGTTCGTATAGATTTATTTGAAACAGAACAATCATTTATTGTCGAAGCTGAATTATTAGGGTATCACCCCAAGGATATTATCGTTCAGATACAAGCTGACCACTTACAGCTGACAGCCAAAAAATACTGCATTAGAGAATTTCATGATGAAAAGCAAGGAACGCTTGCAAGAGAACAAATGGAAGAAAGCGTTGAACGTACAATCGACTTTCCATTTCCATTGATGAATAAAAAAATTACCGCTACATTTAGTAACGAAATCCTTGAAATTACGATTTCTAAACATGAGACAAATGAATCTAATCAGCAAATAGTCCCTATTGATTTCCAATAA
- a CDS encoding Ku protein — protein MLHTAWKGKISFGLIDIPIKLHGAIEEKDVKLRTLHSVCHTPIHQEKHCQTCGREVESDELVKGYETATGQFVVLSQQEIDSVKEPFAANKAVELLHFVSLDDIDPLFFDKPYYISPGETSLKAYYTLLNALEITNKVGIANVFLYSKQQIAIIRSVGGSLVLHTMHFEEELRSVTDVPNLSSTSSINESDTQVTVELIDKLSTSFNPSIYKNNYRDALQNVIQQKINQGEVTKGSGSEERDIRHLMEMLKVSIDPSTLHPTKSTAEKKTSSLKKKA, from the coding sequence ATGCTTCATACTGCTTGGAAAGGTAAAATCAGCTTTGGATTAATTGATATCCCTATTAAACTGCACGGAGCAATTGAAGAAAAAGATGTAAAGCTGCGCACGCTACACTCCGTTTGCCATACACCTATTCATCAAGAAAAACATTGCCAAACGTGTGGACGGGAAGTAGAATCCGATGAACTGGTTAAAGGATACGAAACAGCGACCGGTCAGTTTGTTGTACTTTCACAACAGGAAATTGACAGTGTCAAAGAGCCCTTTGCAGCAAACAAAGCTGTTGAATTGTTACACTTTGTTTCGTTAGATGACATTGATCCCCTGTTTTTTGATAAGCCCTACTATATCTCTCCTGGAGAAACGAGCCTAAAAGCTTATTATACTTTATTAAATGCACTTGAAATAACGAATAAAGTCGGTATTGCCAATGTATTTTTATATTCCAAACAGCAAATTGCAATTATTCGTTCCGTTGGCGGCTCTCTTGTTCTTCACACGATGCATTTTGAAGAAGAGCTTCGTTCAGTCACAGATGTGCCTAACTTATCCAGTACTTCTTCCATTAATGAAAGTGATACACAAGTGACGGTGGAATTAATTGATAAGCTATCTACTTCTTTTAATCCATCTATTTACAAAAACAACTACCGAGACGCCTTACAAAACGTCATTCAACAAAAAATAAATCAAGGCGAAGTTACAAAAGGCAGCGGAAGCGAAGAACGAGATATTCGACATTTAATGGAAATGTTAAAAGTGAGCATAGATCCTTCTACTTTACACCCGACAAAATCAACAGCAGAGAAAAAAACTTCATCCTTAAAAAAGAAAGCATAA
- a CDS encoding TlpA disulfide reductase family protein, which produces MVKKIIAVLLLVGFLSYALWQGLSPNEASDNSNLSEYKDLNIKKGDSARQASGQAYGLEPKDTAPPFTLSDTSGKSVQLSDFKGKKVILNFWATWCPPCQKEMPDMQAFYEKYGNDVQLLAVNLTSSEGSKQAVSKFLKEKQFTFRVLLDDQDSVGSKKYRVSTIPTSYFIDEEGKIVQRVNGPMTLKQMENFAQQAAN; this is translated from the coding sequence ATGGTTAAAAAAATAATTGCGGTCTTGCTTCTAGTAGGCTTTCTTAGCTACGCACTTTGGCAAGGGCTTTCTCCAAATGAAGCATCCGATAATTCTAACTTAAGCGAATACAAGGATTTAAATATCAAAAAAGGCGATAGTGCTCGTCAGGCTTCGGGTCAAGCTTATGGGTTGGAACCAAAAGATACAGCGCCTCCGTTTACACTGTCAGATACGAGCGGGAAATCCGTTCAATTATCGGACTTTAAAGGAAAAAAAGTCATTTTAAACTTTTGGGCAACATGGTGTCCGCCGTGTCAAAAAGAAATGCCCGATATGCAAGCGTTTTATGAGAAATATGGAAACGATGTACAGCTGCTTGCTGTTAATTTAACTTCGTCAGAAGGCAGTAAACAGGCAGTATCTAAGTTTCTTAAAGAAAAACAGTTTACGTTTCGTGTATTATTGGACGACCAAGATAGTGTAGGAAGTAAAAAATATCGGGTCTCCACCATTCCGACATCTTACTTTATAGATGAAGAAGGGAAAATTGTTCAACGAGTGAATGGTCCAATGACGCTTAAACAAATGGAAAACTTTGCTCAACAAGCAGCGAATTAA
- the tlp gene encoding small acid-soluble spore protein Tlp translates to MTWNKPNPDDRSDNVEKLQTMVQNTMKNIEEAEEAAACSNEEERQRIQQKNHNREVSIEAMRSEIKDESEARQNGYEGTI, encoded by the coding sequence ATGACATGGAATAAACCGAATCCAGACGATCGCAGTGATAACGTTGAAAAATTACAAACAATGGTTCAAAATACAATGAAAAACATTGAAGAAGCAGAAGAAGCTGCTGCATGCAGCAATGAAGAAGAACGTCAGCGTATTCAGCAAAAAAATCACAATCGTGAAGTAAGTATCGAAGCAATGCGCAGTGAAATAAAAGATGAGTCAGAAGCTCGTCAAAATGGTTACGAAGGTACGATTTAA
- a CDS encoding small acid-soluble spore protein P produces the protein MNKNSSKDIRRNAPKSNSGQPEPLSGSHKVKNRKHSRQKHNSGHDM, from the coding sequence ATGAACAAAAATAGCAGCAAAGACATCAGAAGAAATGCACCAAAAAGCAATTCTGGACAGCCCGAACCGCTAAGCGGATCTCATAAAGTAAAAAACCGTAAGCATTCTCGCCAAAAACACAATAGCGGACATGATATGTAA
- a CDS encoding CoA-binding protein, translated as MSIKIPSRQELGKILKKSKRIAVVGLSDNPHRTSYMVSEAMQQQGYEIIPVNPTINSALGVKAVSSLKEIEGHIDIVNVFRRSEHLLEVAEEFLEVDADVFWAQSGLINEEAYDLLAKKGYTVVMDRCIKVEHALTK; from the coding sequence ATGTCCATTAAAATTCCTTCCCGTCAAGAGCTTGGTAAAATATTAAAAAAAAGCAAGCGCATTGCTGTAGTAGGTTTATCAGATAACCCTCATCGAACGTCTTATATGGTTTCAGAAGCCATGCAGCAGCAAGGTTACGAGATTATTCCGGTGAACCCAACAATCAACTCAGCGCTCGGCGTAAAAGCCGTATCTTCATTAAAAGAAATTGAAGGGCATATTGATATCGTTAATGTATTTCGTCGCTCTGAGCATTTGCTTGAAGTTGCAGAAGAGTTTTTAGAAGTAGATGCAGACGTATTTTGGGCACAATCTGGTTTAATTAATGAAGAAGCATATGACCTGCTCGCTAAAAAAGGGTATACTGTAGTTATGGATCGTTGTATAAAAGTTGAGCATGCTTTAACAAAGTAA
- a CDS encoding DUF2357 domain-containing protein — MKYTDTRHFGLIPYVEIETDTCTVVIKGKNKKRIKSAEEVMFFSCTGKGITHVKVLNQIKGMMTSKPPLEPLFFENETYQITVVSKNETSLFVNHDSKAVEQSFQTVGFPYILTGNISFQNEVGYSTFHVYSEREKELSFTLEIFPSKMSYKTDYVHMVDEVNGYIHDLAYDMLRKTYIEAKSVWSKQATWTEFYHVLSHYMKPFLHSVRQIENQPFQSVKVEHELMRGDQIKKQDNRAISFVRTHPTYLAPSSRGIKINRNIKVVPTKAIGTRHVSTYDNLENQSVKWMMMQLYHKLTTLIDKLIEDRYVKKEAVSALETNHTELKRLLNNVFWQRVKTLQASTLPSTLRTAPRYREASRYFMFLTRGLALNGEFYHLSLKDIATLYEYWTYVSLLKKLQTYGKRIEQNIMTTTEQGLNVRMQPSYHRFQVGKAEVTLWYQKAYHHTHTVIQKPDLLLEVKQGDKKSVYLFDAKYRIKPNHDTPSPREEDINIMHRYRDAIVEENGIKPVQTAIVLFPGKAEGYKQHHFYKSIERVGVGALPFLPGEEGLVEEFIETICTVEPNFFSAE; from the coding sequence TTGAAGTATACGGATACACGTCATTTTGGATTAATACCGTACGTTGAAATTGAAACCGACACATGTACGGTGGTTATAAAAGGGAAAAATAAGAAAAGAATAAAATCTGCAGAAGAAGTGATGTTTTTTTCTTGTACAGGAAAAGGAATTACACATGTAAAAGTATTAAATCAAATAAAAGGCATGATGACTTCAAAACCGCCGCTTGAGCCTTTATTTTTTGAAAATGAAACCTATCAAATTACAGTTGTTTCTAAAAATGAAACAAGCCTGTTTGTTAACCACGATTCAAAAGCAGTTGAACAAAGTTTTCAAACCGTAGGATTTCCCTACATTTTGACGGGAAATATAAGCTTTCAAAATGAAGTAGGGTATTCTACGTTTCATGTTTACAGTGAAAGAGAAAAAGAGCTGTCCTTTACTCTTGAAATTTTCCCATCAAAGATGAGCTACAAGACAGATTATGTACACATGGTTGATGAAGTGAACGGATACATTCATGATTTGGCATACGATATGCTTCGTAAAACATATATTGAAGCAAAATCTGTTTGGTCTAAGCAAGCAACATGGACGGAATTTTATCATGTTCTCTCTCACTATATGAAACCCTTTCTTCATTCTGTGCGTCAGATTGAAAATCAGCCGTTTCAATCGGTGAAAGTTGAACATGAGCTCATGAGAGGAGATCAAATAAAAAAACAAGATAACCGTGCTATATCATTTGTCCGAACACACCCTACCTATCTTGCACCTTCAAGCAGGGGGATTAAAATTAATCGAAATATAAAAGTAGTACCCACAAAAGCGATTGGCACCAGGCATGTGTCTACCTATGATAATCTGGAAAATCAAAGTGTTAAATGGATGATGATGCAGCTGTACCATAAGCTAACTACACTAATTGACAAATTAATAGAAGATAGATATGTAAAAAAAGAAGCGGTGTCGGCTCTAGAAACTAATCATACCGAATTAAAAAGACTGTTAAATAATGTGTTTTGGCAACGGGTGAAGACCCTACAAGCTTCAACTCTTCCTTCTACACTACGGACGGCACCCCGCTACCGGGAAGCAAGCAGATACTTTATGTTCTTAACGCGAGGATTGGCTCTTAACGGAGAGTTTTACCACCTTTCATTAAAAGATATCGCAACTCTCTACGAATACTGGACGTATGTTAGTCTTTTAAAGAAGTTGCAAACTTACGGCAAGCGGATAGAACAAAACATCATGACAACGACAGAACAAGGGTTGAACGTCAGGATGCAGCCGTCTTATCATCGTTTTCAAGTGGGGAAAGCAGAAGTCACGCTATGGTATCAGAAAGCATACCATCATACTCATACCGTTATTCAAAAGCCAGACTTGCTGCTTGAAGTAAAGCAAGGGGATAAAAAAAGTGTATATCTTTTTGACGCTAAGTATCGTATCAAACCAAATCACGATACGCCCTCTCCTAGAGAAGAAGATATTAATATCATGCATCGTTACCGAGACGCTATTGTAGAGGAAAATGGAATAAAACCGGTACAAACAGCGATTGTGCTGTTTCCAGGGAAAGCAGAAGGCTATAAGCAGCATCATTTTTATAAAAGTATTGAACGTGTTGGAGTTGGTGCGCTGCCTTTTTTGCCGGGAGAAGAAGGGTTAGTAGAAGAATTTATTGAAACTATTTGTACGGTAGAACCAAATTTTTTCAGCGCTGAGTAG
- the plsY gene encoding glycerol-3-phosphate 1-O-acyltransferase PlsY: protein MNYLLPILAYILGSIPFGLVVGKLGYGIDIREHGSGNLGGTNSFRTLGVKAGIIVTLGDILKGTLAASLPLLFDTNQNILFIGLFAVIGHIFPIFAKFKGGKAVATSAGVILCYEPLLFAFVLLCFFICLYITKYVSLSSMVTGVLTFIYTLFKQDYMLIMIIGLIVAFVIYRHRANITRILNKTEPKVTFLSGKKK, encoded by the coding sequence ATGAATTATTTATTACCTATTCTTGCCTATATCTTGGGCTCTATTCCTTTTGGACTAGTTGTTGGAAAACTAGGATACGGCATCGATATACGAGAGCATGGAAGCGGCAATTTAGGCGGCACCAACTCATTTCGTACATTGGGTGTAAAAGCCGGAATTATCGTTACGCTTGGAGACATTCTAAAAGGAACCCTAGCAGCTTCTTTACCGCTTTTATTTGATACGAATCAAAACATTCTCTTCATTGGTTTATTTGCTGTCATTGGTCATATTTTTCCTATTTTCGCGAAATTTAAAGGCGGGAAAGCTGTTGCCACATCCGCCGGAGTGATTTTATGTTATGAACCTCTTTTATTTGCTTTCGTACTATTATGTTTTTTTATCTGCTTATACATAACGAAGTATGTATCACTGTCATCAATGGTTACTGGGGTATTAACCTTTATCTACACGCTATTTAAACAAGACTACATGCTTATTATGATTATTGGTTTAATTGTAGCCTTTGTCATTTACAGACACCGCGCAAACATTACGCGAATTCTTAACAAAACAGAACCGAAAGTCACATTTTTGTCAGGTAAAAAGAAATAA
- the sspO gene encoding small acid-soluble spore protein O, whose product MAKRKSNHVIPGANAASAQGKGAGYNEEFSNEPLTEQQKQNNKKRKKNQ is encoded by the coding sequence ATGGCTAAACGCAAGTCAAACCACGTCATTCCTGGAGCTAACGCGGCTAGCGCTCAAGGAAAAGGAGCGGGTTATAATGAAGAATTTTCAAATGAACCATTAACCGAACAACAGAAACAAAATAATAAAAAACGCAAAAAAAATCAATAA
- a CDS encoding acyl-CoA thioesterase, with the protein MLVSKKEIEVRYAETDQMGVVYHANYLVWMEIGRTQFISDLGFSYAQMERDSVLSPVIDIQASYKKPLHYGETAVVHTWVENYDGLRVVYGYEIFNSNEELALTGTSSHVCVKKENFKPISIRRNYPEWHKAYEDAKKQG; encoded by the coding sequence ATGCTAGTATCGAAGAAAGAAATCGAAGTGCGCTATGCAGAAACCGATCAGATGGGCGTTGTGTATCATGCTAACTATTTAGTATGGATGGAAATAGGTCGAACGCAGTTTATTAGTGATTTAGGTTTTAGCTATGCACAAATGGAAAGAGACAGTGTGCTGTCGCCAGTTATTGATATACAGGCTTCATATAAAAAGCCGCTTCATTATGGCGAGACAGCTGTAGTACATACTTGGGTTGAGAACTATGACGGTCTACGCGTTGTGTACGGCTACGAAATTTTTAATTCAAATGAAGAACTTGCGTTAACAGGAACATCGTCACACGTATGTGTGAAAAAAGAAAACTTTAAGCCTATTTCGATTCGCCGTAATTATCCAGAATGGCATAAAGCCTATGAAGATGCCAAAAAGCAGGGTTAA
- a CDS encoding phospholipase D family protein: MKKHVKKKVVRILVSLLIVLIIVGSYHTHKPLPKGVSYESNPHKVEDVFLLSDLTYQDQQTSVSEQHIFQAVTNAIDDAKAFIIIDMFLFNGYYNQGETFPHLSDTLASKLIEKKRKHPNIEIVFITDEINTTYGSHDSKWLDSLRLNGIKVVQTNLSKLRDSIPLYSAVWKTFVQWFGEKGTGWITNPFGNNAPNVTDRAYFKLLNVKANHRKVVATDQSVIISSANPHDASFYNSNMAFEVKGNIIGDVVKSEQAVSDFSYGGKLPRYKKKEKEKGDLYVQLLTEGKIYTHVLNDLRHAKKDDDVWLGMFYLGDRDVIKALLKASKQGANVRLILDPNENAFGRKKFGLPNRPVAAELVKKSKGDIKIRWYHTGKEQYHSKTLFIRNKKNATIIAGAANFTKRNLADLNLETDIKVSGPPNKKVMTELNAYFDRLWKNKDYTYTLPYKRYENKMTRLEMLIYRIQDALSLTTY; the protein is encoded by the coding sequence GTGAAAAAGCACGTGAAAAAGAAAGTAGTAAGGATTTTGGTCAGTTTACTTATCGTCTTGATTATTGTGGGCTCTTATCACACGCATAAGCCCTTGCCTAAAGGAGTTTCATACGAAAGTAATCCTCACAAAGTAGAAGATGTATTTCTTTTATCAGACCTAACGTATCAAGACCAGCAGACGTCTGTTTCCGAACAACATATTTTTCAAGCAGTTACGAATGCGATTGATGACGCAAAAGCTTTTATTATTATAGATATGTTTCTATTTAATGGCTACTATAACCAAGGCGAAACGTTTCCTCACCTTAGTGATACGCTTGCAAGTAAGCTGATTGAAAAGAAACGAAAACATCCTAATATCGAAATCGTCTTTATTACAGATGAAATAAATACAACCTACGGCTCACATGATTCAAAGTGGTTAGATTCACTGCGGCTAAACGGAATCAAAGTGGTGCAAACCAATTTATCTAAGCTCAGAGACTCCATTCCACTATATTCTGCAGTGTGGAAAACTTTTGTTCAGTGGTTTGGTGAAAAAGGAACCGGATGGATCACGAATCCTTTCGGAAATAATGCACCTAACGTGACGGACCGTGCTTATTTTAAGTTGTTAAATGTAAAAGCTAATCATAGAAAAGTAGTAGCAACAGATCAAAGCGTTATTATCTCCTCTGCCAATCCTCATGATGCAAGTTTTTATAATTCTAACATGGCCTTCGAAGTAAAAGGGAATATCATTGGAGATGTGGTAAAAAGTGAACAAGCCGTGTCTGATTTTTCTTACGGAGGAAAGTTACCTCGGTATAAGAAGAAAGAAAAAGAAAAAGGAGACCTCTATGTTCAGCTGTTAACAGAAGGAAAAATCTATACGCACGTATTAAATGATTTACGTCATGCTAAAAAAGACGATGATGTATGGCTTGGCATGTTTTATCTTGGAGATCGAGACGTAATAAAGGCGCTTTTGAAAGCTTCTAAACAAGGAGCCAACGTACGATTAATTTTAGATCCTAATGAAAATGCGTTTGGAAGAAAAAAGTTCGGACTGCCTAACCGTCCAGTAGCAGCAGAACTTGTAAAGAAATCTAAAGGAGATATTAAAATTCGCTGGTATCATACAGGGAAAGAACAGTATCATTCTAAAACTTTATTTATTCGAAACAAAAAAAATGCAACTATTATTGCAGGAGCAGCAAATTTCACAAAACGAAATTTGGCTGACTTGAACTTAGAAACGGATATTAAAGTATCAGGACCTCCTAATAAAAAGGTTATGACCGAACTAAACGCTTATTTTGACCGCTTATGGAAAAATAAAGACTACACATATACACTTCCTTATAAAAGGTATGAAAATAAGATGACGCGGCTGGAAATGCTGATATATCGCATTCAAGATGCACTTAGTCTTACAACATATTGA